A single region of the Actinoplanes sp. SE50/110 genome encodes:
- a CDS encoding ABC transporter substrate-binding protein, which yields MNKRMPYALFALASAALLVTGCTPAPKETKIADPGTQVSGTVELWHFFTEREAQAIDQVVGDFTASHPNIKVTVKSGQDDSKVTQAIGAGNGPDIGLSYSTDIVGKFCSSGAWVDLTAYINRDKIDLNQLNATTRSYTEFQGKRCAMPFLADAYGMFYNKDLFAKAGIAGPPKTLDELTEDAKKLTVRNADGSLKTVGFLPLYDYYENAAAHLAPSTGAKWLTPDGKSAVGADPNWKTLLNWQKSLVDWYGYDNLTRFKAGLGDEFSADNAFQKGQVAINIDAEYRLAFLKDQSPKLKYGVAPLPTTDPARYGGGYVTGNIMGISKNAKNPEAAWELIKYLTTDDAAVTKLAGLLKNVPTTTKAIADPGLNADPDFKTFIDIFRNPNSMTTPPSASGPAYQETFGQFLTSYQSGKGGDLDQGLAAADQKINSVMSLGG from the coding sequence GTGAACAAACGGATGCCCTATGCCCTTTTTGCCCTAGCTAGTGCGGCTTTGCTGGTCACCGGCTGCACCCCCGCGCCCAAGGAGACCAAGATCGCCGATCCCGGGACGCAGGTCTCCGGGACGGTCGAGCTGTGGCACTTCTTCACCGAGCGCGAGGCGCAGGCCATCGACCAGGTGGTCGGCGACTTCACGGCGAGCCACCCGAACATCAAGGTGACCGTCAAATCCGGTCAGGACGACTCGAAGGTGACCCAGGCGATCGGCGCCGGGAACGGGCCGGACATCGGGCTGTCGTACTCGACCGACATCGTGGGCAAATTCTGCTCGTCGGGCGCCTGGGTGGATCTCACCGCGTACATCAACCGGGATAAAATCGACCTCAATCAGCTGAACGCGACGACCCGGTCCTACACCGAGTTCCAGGGCAAGCGGTGCGCCATGCCGTTCCTGGCCGACGCGTACGGCATGTTCTACAACAAGGACCTGTTCGCGAAGGCCGGCATCGCCGGGCCGCCGAAGACGCTCGACGAGCTGACCGAGGACGCCAAGAAACTCACCGTGCGCAATGCCGACGGCTCGCTCAAGACGGTGGGCTTTCTTCCGCTGTACGACTATTACGAGAACGCCGCGGCCCACCTGGCCCCGTCCACCGGCGCGAAATGGCTGACCCCGGACGGCAAGAGCGCGGTCGGCGCCGACCCGAATTGGAAGACCCTGCTGAACTGGCAGAAGAGCCTGGTCGACTGGTACGGGTACGACAACCTGACCAGGTTCAAGGCCGGTCTCGGCGACGAGTTCAGCGCCGACAACGCCTTCCAGAAGGGCCAGGTGGCGATCAACATCGATGCCGAATACCGCCTCGCCTTCCTCAAGGATCAGAGCCCCAAGCTGAAGTACGGGGTGGCCCCGCTGCCCACCACCGACCCGGCCCGATACGGCGGCGGTTACGTGACCGGCAACATCATGGGCATCTCGAAGAACGCCAAGAACCCCGAGGCGGCGTGGGAGCTCATCAAATATCTGACCACCGATGACGCCGCGGTGACCAAGCTGGCCGGTCTGCTCAAGAACGTGCCGACCACCACCAAGGCGATCGCCGACCCGGGCCTGAACGCCGATCCGGACTTCAAGACGTTCATCGACATCTTCCGCAACCCGAACTCGATGACCACCCCGCCGTCCGCCTCCGGGCCGGCCTACCAGGAGACCTTCGGGCAGTTCCTGACCAGCTACCAGTCCGGCAAGGGCGGGGACCTGGACCAGGGGCTGGCCGCGGCGGACCAGAAGATCAACAGCGTCATGAGCCTGGGCGGCTGA
- a CDS encoding ROK family transcriptional regulator, whose protein sequence is MTRLAGSSKLLRAMNESAALAHLLDPGMLTRADLRRLTALSTPTISEALRRLTEAGLVTVVGHDSGRPGPNAEIYAADPDAAYAVAVSVRDVGASGTPSLAAALCDLTGEVRARFESRVDFLAADPVATLTDAVDQLLVTAGVPADRLRHVQLGVPGSYDARTETIRLVHVPGFGRPGLVPAIAAALGTEVGVDNDVNLAAVAERRRGTGQDAEGFALLWIGQEGLGLAIDINGTLLRGTRGGAGEIGYMPVYAPDSADRKLDLQDLFGGGAILELAREHGLAGDTPAEVVAAAPAEFLEVLADRIVAGLAAVVAVLDPYLVVLAGPVARAGGDTLLAAVNRAFLRAAPLESSFAVTAIDDDAVLLGALDAGLAAVREALITAIRDS, encoded by the coding sequence TTGACGCGTCTGGCCGGCTCGTCCAAGCTGCTCCGCGCCATGAACGAGAGCGCGGCGCTGGCACACCTGCTCGACCCGGGCATGCTCACCCGGGCCGACCTGCGCCGGCTCACCGCGCTGTCCACCCCGACCATCTCCGAGGCGCTGCGCCGGCTCACCGAGGCCGGCCTGGTCACCGTCGTCGGGCACGACAGCGGCCGGCCGGGGCCGAACGCCGAGATCTACGCGGCCGACCCGGACGCCGCGTACGCGGTGGCCGTCTCGGTCCGCGACGTCGGCGCCAGCGGCACCCCCTCGCTGGCCGCCGCGCTCTGCGACCTGACCGGCGAGGTGCGGGCCCGGTTCGAGTCCCGGGTCGACTTCCTCGCCGCCGACCCGGTCGCCACCCTGACCGACGCGGTCGACCAGCTGCTCGTGACGGCCGGGGTCCCGGCCGACCGGCTGCGGCACGTGCAACTCGGCGTCCCCGGCTCGTACGACGCGCGCACCGAGACCATCCGGCTGGTCCACGTCCCCGGTTTCGGCCGGCCCGGCCTGGTCCCGGCGATCGCCGCGGCGCTGGGCACCGAGGTGGGCGTCGACAACGACGTGAATCTGGCCGCGGTGGCCGAGCGCCGGCGCGGCACCGGGCAGGACGCGGAGGGCTTCGCGCTGCTCTGGATCGGCCAGGAGGGCCTCGGTCTGGCCATCGACATCAACGGAACGTTGCTGCGCGGCACCCGCGGTGGCGCCGGTGAGATCGGGTACATGCCGGTCTACGCCCCGGACTCCGCCGACCGCAAGCTCGACCTGCAGGACCTCTTCGGCGGCGGCGCGATCCTCGAGCTGGCCCGCGAGCACGGGCTGGCCGGGGACACGCCGGCCGAGGTGGTGGCGGCCGCGCCGGCCGAGTTCCTGGAGGTGCTGGCTGACCGGATCGTGGCCGGCCTGGCCGCCGTGGTCGCCGTCCTCGACCCCTACCTCGTCGTGCTCGCCGGGCCGGTCGCCCGGGCCGGGGGCGACACCCTGCTCGCCGCCGTGAACCGGGCCTTCCTGCGGGCCGCCCCGCTGGAGAGCTCGTTCGCGGTGACCGCCATCGACGACGACGCGGTGCTGCTCGGCGCGCTGGACGCCGGGCTGGCCGCGGTCCGCGAAGCACTGATCACCGCCATCCGCGACTCCTGA
- a CDS encoding carbohydrate ABC transporter permease, protein MSLVLDRPIVRAAAERRRIRLAWIARHSIAIALGIMFITPVAYLVLLSLMTSDQALTSDYWPNTWHPENYVRVFQATPLPHYLFNTMLYAVSATVFTLASSVPAAYALAKLKFRGRNALFLTVICVMMLPPQVVTVPLYLMWARYGLTGSLAPLIIPALFGDAFCIFLLRQFLLTIPSEYLDAARVDGCGEWRTLLRVVLPMARPGIAAAGLFQFFYCWNDYYGPLLYTSENENSWTLSLGLASFRTVHHVDWNLVTAATVLAMAPLIIIFFFAQRSFVQGITLTGFKG, encoded by the coding sequence GTGAGTCTCGTCCTGGACCGCCCGATCGTGCGGGCCGCGGCAGAACGGCGCCGGATCCGGCTCGCCTGGATCGCCCGGCACAGCATCGCGATCGCGCTCGGCATCATGTTCATCACCCCGGTCGCGTACCTGGTGCTGCTCTCGCTGATGACCAGCGACCAGGCGCTGACCAGCGATTACTGGCCGAACACCTGGCACCCGGAGAACTACGTGCGGGTGTTCCAGGCAACCCCGCTGCCGCACTATCTGTTCAACACGATGCTGTACGCGGTGTCCGCCACCGTCTTCACCCTCGCCTCCAGCGTGCCCGCCGCGTACGCCCTGGCGAAGTTGAAGTTCCGCGGCCGCAACGCGCTGTTCCTCACGGTGATCTGCGTGATGATGCTGCCCCCGCAGGTGGTGACCGTCCCGCTGTATCTGATGTGGGCCCGGTACGGCCTGACCGGCTCGCTCGCCCCGCTGATCATCCCGGCCCTGTTCGGCGACGCGTTCTGCATCTTCCTGCTGCGTCAGTTCCTGCTCACCATTCCGAGCGAATATCTGGACGCGGCCCGGGTCGACGGCTGCGGCGAGTGGCGCACCCTGCTGCGCGTCGTGCTGCCGATGGCCCGGCCGGGAATCGCGGCGGCCGGCCTGTTCCAGTTCTTCTACTGCTGGAACGACTATTACGGGCCGCTGCTCTACACCAGCGAGAACGAGAACTCGTGGACGCTCTCGCTGGGCCTGGCCTCGTTCCGGACCGTGCACCACGTCGACTGGAACCTGGTCACCGCGGCCACCGTGCTCGCCATGGCGCCGCTGATCATCATCTTCTTCTTCGCCCAGCGCAGCTTCGTGCAGGGCATCACGCTGACAGGATTCAAGGGTTGA
- a CDS encoding carbohydrate ABC transporter permease: MLGVRLRRGAVTLSFLAPALLGIGMFFVYPLISAVYFSFTKFDLLTVPQWVGLDNYRRMAGDPFLLQAVRNTLWMVAVFVPVRMLFTLGMAMMIAQFKRGAGFYRTLFYLPSLVPPVAATIAFVYLLKPGTGPVNHVLSMVGIDGPLWFNSPAWAKPSLVLLGLWACGDLLIIFLAAVLGVPESLYEAASLDGANAWHRFRSITLPTIRPVLLFAAVTGVIYTLQYFDQAAVAGSIASGQATVGAGISQSFGYPEGSTFTYPLWLFTVGFRYSALGYANALAIALFVVALAITVVLLRRAKAFSGEES; the protein is encoded by the coding sequence ATGCTCGGCGTTCGCCTGCGCCGGGGCGCGGTCACCCTCTCGTTTCTGGCGCCCGCGCTGCTCGGCATCGGGATGTTCTTCGTCTACCCCCTGATCTCGGCGGTCTACTTCTCGTTCACGAAATTCGACCTGCTGACCGTGCCGCAGTGGGTCGGGCTGGACAACTACCGGCGGATGGCCGGCGATCCGTTCCTGCTGCAGGCGGTGCGCAACACGCTGTGGATGGTGGCGGTCTTCGTCCCGGTGCGGATGCTCTTCACGCTCGGCATGGCCATGATGATCGCGCAGTTCAAGCGGGGCGCCGGTTTCTACCGCACGCTGTTCTACCTGCCGTCGTTGGTCCCGCCGGTGGCCGCCACCATCGCCTTCGTCTACCTGCTCAAGCCGGGCACCGGCCCGGTCAACCACGTCCTGTCGATGGTCGGCATCGACGGCCCGCTCTGGTTCAACTCGCCGGCCTGGGCCAAGCCGTCGCTGGTCCTGCTCGGCCTGTGGGCCTGCGGCGACCTGCTGATCATCTTCCTGGCGGCGGTGCTCGGCGTCCCGGAGAGCCTCTACGAGGCCGCGTCGCTGGACGGCGCGAACGCCTGGCACAGATTCCGGTCGATCACCCTGCCGACGATCCGCCCGGTGCTGCTGTTCGCGGCGGTCACCGGCGTGATCTACACACTGCAGTACTTCGACCAGGCGGCGGTGGCCGGCTCGATCGCCAGCGGGCAGGCCACCGTCGGCGCCGGAATCTCCCAGTCCTTCGGCTACCCGGAGGGCTCCACCTTCACCTATCCGCTGTGGCTGTTCACCGTCGGGTTCCGCTACAGCGCGCTCGGCTACGCCAACGCGCTGGCCATCGCCCTGTTCGTGGTCGCGCTCGCGATCACCGTCGTCCTGCTGCGCCGCGCCAAGGCGTTCTCCGGGGAGGAATCGTGA